TAGGAAAGAAATGTTAGGCAGACCTGTTTAGTTAGGCCTCCTTTAAGTGTATGAATACAATATGCTGTAATAAGTGAGTGGATTAGAATTTAAGTGTCAGTCAATCGGGATTTCAAAAGGtcagtgaaaacagaatttgCAAAATGCAGGCTGAAATTAGGTTTAAAATAACTGAATTCCAGCAGAACAGGCTTACTTGACAGCAGACACTTATCATAGTTGGGAAACCTTAGCTATTACTAATTACATTAGCAATGGTGCTAATCTAGTGCTTGTTTTTAAcccttaaaaaaacatttaaaaaatgcatattaAATGTAAGCAGGTTTTGAGTGTACATACAGATAAACTGACCAATTAAAATGGACAGAAATCGGTGTCACGGATGCCAACAATCTACACAATGACTATCCAATGATCATCCTGTCTCCTGATAGGGTGTAGCATGTTAGCACGCTAACATTTAGCCTACTTAGCAACATAAAACTACGGAATACAATTATTATTTAGTGGGTATCAAAGCAATAAATGGAATATAAAATCAagttaagttttttttaaatagtataTGAATCAAATTTAAGTGTATGAAATTGGGTATTTGTAATCTGGATTTGTTTAGAACACAAAGGATCCTGaagctaaagctaatttgagTCTAGCACTTACTTATTTACACCTATATGTCTTTCCGTGGTTATACTAAGGCCTGTTTGTAACTaaaagaaagacattttttaGAGAGTTCACACGagattttttgaaaaaaaaaaagaaaaaaaagaaaagaaaagatgctcaaaaataaatgtttttttaatcaatataaaattaatttgaaaaatgttaacatttcaaCCAGAAATGTAATATacttattattatgtttttacatGGATGTTAGAGCTTCTCTGATCAGATCAGTTTTTATGTAGAAAATAATAAGATAATTTATTAATTGAAGGTATTAAAAAATACCtatattaataaacaaaatatttcaaaaatattttggggattagtattattatcattattgttattttctttttgggtAGGGATTTCAGATTGAGCTGGGGTGTAAATAGAGAAAAACAAATTGTGTAAGCCACATTAAAGggtgtaaaaaaaaagggaaacgcTTCAAAGAACAAACCATAcaattttgggtttttttccccctttataTCAACTTTTGGTCTGAACATAATCCAATAATTTCCTTTGTCTGATCCATTTTAAAGCAGTTTTACACACATCATAATTGTGCTCACAATTTCTGTGTatatacagacagacaaaaatctataaatggtaaatggcctgtatttgtataacgctttactagtccctaaggaccccaaagtgctttacacagccagtcatccacccattcacacacacattcacacactataAACCTAGTCTATGTCAGCACTAGACACCACAGACAGTATAATGATAATATCCTTTGCTGAAAGTTCAAAGTTAATCTCTTGGATGAATTCCCACATGTATTCTTAGACTTTTCGTTTAGATTCCACCACACAATACTGTACCTCCTTATTTTGTTTCTGCATTTACATTTTCAAGTAAAATTCCTCTTGGAATTCCTGTCCTCAGATGTCCTTGTATTTCCCAGTTTTAGACACAGACCGTGATGAAATAAGTTTAATGTCTGCTTCCCTCTCCTCTTACAGAGTCCAGAAGTGCAGGTTCAGGTGCTGTGGCTCCAGAACGTGTATCGGCGGCCCTGGGGGCCCTATATGCACGGGGCCATGGGAGGATCTAAGCCCAGACAGGGGCGGATCTGGAGTGGATAGGATGTAGTCAATGCTGAACTTGATCTCTGACTCTGGTTTCCCTTGCTGGGTGGGGTTAGGGATAAGGTGGTTATGTTGGGGACCGGGTCTTGGTCTCTCGGGGTTTAATGGGCAGAGGGTGGATTCGGGCTCAGGACGTCGAGCTGAGGGCGTGTGCTGGTTGCTGTGGCTCTCCAAAGAGTGGAAAGGGCTTTCTCTGGAATCACGGAGGCCAATTTTCATGTTTCTCCGGCGTCTGCGACGGCGAAAGTTGCCGTTTTCAAACAAATCGAGCATGGATTCACAGCCAGTGGCAAAAGTCCAGAAGTTTCCCTTTCCCTTCTCATTGCCCTCAGTCCGAGGAACCTGcggaaaataagacaaaatatgTCCTTATttactataataataataataattattataatgatAATTGCAAAAGTAATTCTGCTGCTGTAATAGAAGGAACACATCTTCTGTCCTTTATCAGGAAAGTAAAAAATATGTATACGGAAGCTTCTTAATCATGACAACAGAATTGAACTAAAACCAATGATACAAATAACTGATGATTTCTTTCTTGAAAAAGCCTGATGGAAACTAAAAATCTGTGTGTGAGATGCACCATTTTTAGTTCTCCCTGCACGCTGTGCTGTGGGTCCTTACCTTGATGAAACAGCTGTTGAGAGACAGGTTGTGTCTGATGGAGTTCTGCCAGGCTCTCTGGTTGGATCGGTAGTAGGGGAATCTCCTCATGATGAACTCATAGATGCCGGACAGAGTGACCCGTTGGTCGGGGCTCTGCTGGATAGCCATGGCTATCAGAGCGATGtagctgacacacaaacacacacgcaaactTTCATTAGGTGAAACATAGTAAGACGAAAAGAGGCAATCAAATGGGGAGAAGAAAAAATATTGACAATATTTTgtcaatatgtaaaaaaaaaaaaaattcaatataTTCAATATTTTATCTTTGATATTTTATCTTTCATATTTTATCTTtgattttgatttcatttattttacaaagATCAGAAAGTACATAGATCCTCTACTTGACCCTTTTTAGCAATGATTCTGTTAAAACAACAGTAATTTATATTGGAGAATAATAGTACTGTAAGCACCAATCATAGAAGGCTGTGAGCTCAACAAGACAAAAtatagtttgttttttcagcggtgctgaaaaataaattttaaaaatcccCAAAAAAGAAGTCTGGTTTATTTTTCTGAGAAACATTTTGAGTATTATAATGAACTTCACTTTAAAGTTGCAGTTCTAGTTAAATTAAACCAGGTTATCATCAGTTTTGTGTCAGATTCGTAGCACTggggaaataaaaacaacaacaaaaaaacacaaggcATTTTTCTAAGTAGCATTTTGTCTAACGACCTATTATTAAACTGCTTTTCTATGACTTTACATTgtaaagagagacaaaaagtcCCACTGGAAAACTGAACTGGACCTAAATGTAAAATATGTCTTTTTGTGTGTATGATTGTGTGTATAATGACTAATACACAAAAAatgggggaaaagaaaaagatttattAATAACCCTCCATACCTGTATGCCGGTCTGCACATTTTCTTCTCTTCGTCCGTGCTGGAAGAAGGGTATCCGTCACCATCGTAGTTGAAACAGTTGAAGGGGTAGTGAGAGTTGTCAAACATATCTACACTTTGACAAGTTTGACGTGTAATCCGAGGTGTTTGGCTCCTCTGAGTGTCCTGGCCAAGGCCCAGCAGCAACACCCTgtcctgctgctctgctctgccacCATGCTCTGCTCAGCCGGCTGACACTCACTCCGAGCCCTGCTGATGATGGCTGCCTCCAGcccccccctccctctttcCCTCCCCTCCTGgtcccagctgctctccaggaACTGCTGCTGATCTCGAAACTCGCAGCCTCCTCTTACGAGGTCTTTGAACCCTTGCGACCCTCCGTTGTAACACCAGTATTTTCGGCAACCTCTTGAAAAGAACGCTTTTCCCCacctttcttgtttttatttttgggtCAGGGCCTGTTTCTAAGCCAGTCCCCTACCTCTGATCGCCGTTTGTTTACACACTCTGCTTTAAGTGGTGGGTGTAGCACTCAAAATCTATGCAAACTCAGATGTAAATCATGCACCTGACTACACTGCAACAGTGTTGCTACAACACAGAGTAGTAGTTGACTTTTCAGAATAATGACTGGAGACTTGAAAGCACATGAAAGAGAATTATAGCTAAGGAGTTATAATATATACTATCTAAACTATATATTATACAGCAGAATGTTTCTCTGTATCAAAACTTGCACTCTACCTTTACCCCTAACCTCCACTCAGTTGTCCTGCATCTGGACACAGCCAGAGATGATGGATGCCCTGCAGGGTATTAAAATCTTTCAAATTTACACTCCCAGATTTTTCCTTGTAATCTCCAGCCCCATCTGACACAGACAAGCGGCATCTTGCGGCTCATTTTGGAGCAATGATACATATTCTCCATCACTTATTAGCAGACCAGTgtgtaaaataaagtttaaatgtaACTCACTTCCAATCATGTAGGACAAATCGACAGCTCCTGGTTGGGGAACTAGTAAAGTGCAACTTTAGGTTTTCAGGTGAGCTTGGCTGTGTTTACTCCCTCCTGCGCGCTCACGCAGAGCCGCCACGTTACAGTGAGAATAACGTTGCTGTGAGCGAGACTCAGAAGAGACCGTCAGCTGTCACTGCAGCTTGACAAGTCTTGCGACTCGTACACAATCATATAAAATCAGTGCAACCTTCTGCTAAGCTCTTGCTGTGCTGATGCAGTCCACCCAGCCTCTCGCTGTACCCGGAGAGAACATACACAGGACAGACTgctcctctcccccctccccaCCTTCAGCAGGATTCTGGGTGGTCTGCAGGGCTCGAAGGCCgccttcatgttttattttgcttctttttataGCTTAATCTCTCCAAATGTACTTAAAACAGCAAAGCCCAAATCAACAAACAAAATCCTTtgcatctttgttttctttttctctccgttAACTCTTTagggtgcatgtgtgtgtccactctggCAGACTTTTTAGCCAACAACGGGAAGTATTGTAGATGCTATCTATAATGTTCTTTAATGGCCATAAATTGTTTCCGTGTCTTTAAAACAGGGAGATGTGTATTCTGAAGGGCTCTTAACGGGGCAATTGGAGCTCTCCTGTGGGGCGACAGAGGCCGGGAAAACAGCCCCAAGGTCCGCCAAGCCTCTGTGTGTGGCCTTTCTGCTGTTGGAGTCACATATAGGTACGCTGGTGCGTACGCACAGACGTTAAAGCAGTgcttgtgtttatttctgccGGCTGATCGAGCAGCTGAAAGGTCAAAACCGTGCTTAATTTTCTTGGAAAAAAACGTTGTTCTTTGGTCTTCATCCACAAAAGGATTCACAGTTTTGAAGTGAAGGTAAAAGCAAGATTAACCCTTGACGGTCAGTGTAAGGTGCTGAGCAGCAGATGCCAAGGCGGCACCTTTGTCTCATTAACAAATGTCCTTAAGCAAGTAAAGATATTGCTCTAAAACCTTTTTAATGTCccctcgtgttttttttttaattgtatgaCTGATTTGAGCTCATTCAGGAGTAGAGCCAAGAAGAAAACGCAGAGCAGTTCAAACATGGCTGTAAACAGGACCGACGGAAGAAAAGGGGcgcagaggaggagaaggagaggtCACAGTATCAGGCTGGTTTGAACTGAGATCTGATAAGCACCTCGTGGCTCGCTCCCATGACTAGGCTTCCTCTGGCGTCCTGTCTGCGGCCGGCCGCGGTGATTACGGCCCTCAGTAGTTCTCCTCTGGTCACTCTCTGTCCCTCTGATGGTTGTCTCAGATGCAGCTTCCTCCATTCATCACTCTGTCTGCCTCGTTCTGCCTATCtgcgtgtgcgtgcatgcatttATGTAAACCAACCGAAGAGCCTTTCCGGGGGCTGTTCTGTGAGGAAAGGTTATCAAAACACAACCGTGCACTGGGAACTGTAAACATGGTTATGCACAGATCTGAGGCTGAGGGCCATTTTCTTTTGCACTGCACTGTGCAGCCATCCTCACTGCCACCACCTGACAAATTACACTGGATGATGTGGAGCTCTTCAGTATCACAGGGGTGCCGATTTTCCCCTTTTTAATCTggcttttaactgtattttcagaaGTATTAGAGCTTGTCTTACTGATGAATACCTGCAAAGCAACAGTTAAACCCCTGTTTTTTCTACAATAGGAAATTCAGTTTTTTACATTGAGTTTACAGTAAAATAAATCTTACAcatgtatttatgttttttacaaTTTAAGCTCAAAGAGTCATGTTGATAGATTTCATTCATTAAATAGAGCAGCATTTCTTTTGTGTAGTAAAACTGAGATGCGCTgctgaaattgcacctcttatTTATATTGAGACGTTTCAGGGATGAAATATACAACTACACTTGTTTACACTCACAGAACTGTGTTTTTATTGGTCTGACCCACTTAAGTGTTTGTGGCacttgatgtaaaatgagttttacATCTCTGATCAAGAGGAACTGCAATTTACCCACTTCTGCCTTGGCTTCAAATAAATTTACTAACTTT
Above is a genomic segment from Maylandia zebra isolate NMK-2024a linkage group LG8, Mzebra_GT3a, whole genome shotgun sequence containing:
- the foxl3 gene encoding forkhead box L3: MFDNSHYPFNCFNYDGDGYPSSSTDEEKKMCRPAYSYIALIAMAIQQSPDQRVTLSGIYEFIMRRFPYYRSNQRAWQNSIRHNLSLNSCFIKVPRTEGNEKGKGNFWTFATGCESMLDLFENGNFRRRRRRRNMKIGLRDSRESPFHSLESHSNQHTPSARRPEPESTLCPLNPERPRPGPQHNHLIPNPTQQGKPESEIKFSIDYILSTPDPPLSGLRSSHGPVHIGPPGPPIHVLEPQHLNLHFWTL